The Lytechinus pictus isolate F3 Inbred chromosome 5, Lp3.0, whole genome shotgun sequence DNA segment aaaagctatgacattttaaagttttgcttatttttcacaaaatagtgatatgcacaaatcagtgacatgcaaatgagacagtcgatgatgtccctcactcactatttcttttgttttttattgttttcattttttacagatttggcaataaggaccaacttgaatgaaccatatgtaaacaatgctaattccagatgttcagggaggaatgaattgttgtttcacttgacaatgaggagaaaattagaatatttcatataataaaatacaaaagatatagtgagtggatgacgtctcTAGTCTCGTCATATTTGCATACTTACCGGGATATGCATACAtgttgttttgtgaaattaagcgaaacttgattttacatccgaatctgatgaaatttcattgttatgcttgttgggtttttgtctcgcctgcatagcagagcgagactataggcgccgcttttccgacggcggcggcgtcaacatcaaatcttaacctaaggttaagttttggaaatgacatcataacttagaaaatatatggatctagtccatgaaacttggacataaggttaatcaagtaccactgaatatcctgtgcgagtttcaggtcacatgaccatgatcaatggtcatttaaggtcaatgaactttggccatgttgggggtctttgttaaattaccatcctaactctgaaggtttatggatctagttcataaaacttggacattagagtaatcgagtatcactgaacatcctgtacaagtttcaggtcacatgaccatggtcaaaggtcatttaaggtcaatgaactttggccgtgttgggggtatttgttgaattaccattctaactctgaagtttatggatctatttcataaacttgggatataagagtaatcaagtatcactgaacatcgcctgtgagtttcaggtcacaaaaccacggtcaaaggtcagttaaggtcaataaacttaggccatgttggggtaattgttgaattgccatcataactttgaaagtttatggatagagtgaatgaaatgtggacatgggtgtagttgacaagtcttaagtcaccgttcaaatgtcatctatggtcaatgaacatggtattatgtcatatgaatggtgtttttgtgaatgattatattacagtagttttcaaagttagcactgctgctatattaaatcgcgtaatgcaggccagactgccagaggcgttccacttgttctctttttattaaaatctacttttttgtttgggtggactagTCCTTTAAAGATGATAGGATGAAATGGTGACTGCTATTGTagagtgatatatatatattttttgagcagGCAAAAATACCCATAAAAGTGTCAAAATGTACATCAATGATCCACACTTGCAGGTAGTATGTTCAGCTGTTTGGTTCTACAAACCTGTATGATCAGGGTTTTTTAATGAGAACATAACCtttgtaataaaatgatttatttttaaagaggatcaaataaattattcatcGAGGGAAGAaagtcaaagggggggggggaacatgAAAAGATACacttcatatttacaatttattcaaactttctgtacatttatgatttcaaatGCAATGTGATCATGCTTTAGGTCATGGGGATAATACAACCTTTCAAGATTCTTTTCTGCTGATGTTGTCTGGTTTTGTCTCTTTTAGCTTTTTCtctaaaatattgtttatttggGTTGAATGTCCCTCGAGCATAAATTTAATTTCCATGAatcattgtcaaatgaaatacatgtacattaataacAGTAGCTCCGCTTCTGGGGGATTTGAAAGATGCAATTCACAGCTTTACCAAAactttgaatttaattttaatacCTACAGCTAAATTGTATAAATCCATATACTGCCTTACTTTCATGACAGAGGAATTTTAGATATTGATCACATGAAATGACATTTtctatttaaatgtttttttttctctctttgtgAATACCATTAGGTTACAGCATGGAAAGAATTGGTTCATGGTATGTTTGGCATTGTGTGTGTTGGGTTTAATCCTTATCCTGATCATCAATGATACAAGTATTAACATCATGCAGAGGACTGTCAGTGCGCATAGTAGAAACATTGGCAGGTAAGACCACTTTCAAGTCTGGACTCATGATCATGAGGAgcatttcattaacatttttttgtctgacaagttttcagatctaacagctttccttgattttgtttGGCTAAAAGCACTGTTACTAAAAATaggacttgttggataaaacatccaacatgtcctttcatgaaacgctcttATCTGAAGATGATGTGTGGATCGTATCTGAGTCACCCTTTTCTgggttttgtcatttttttttcaatgatggaTAATGCAATTCTATATGATGTAATTAACtttttgcaatataattttattatttcagtagcttataacaacagATTCCCTTTTGCAATATTTTCGCAAGTTTTATAATTCAGGGTCCTGCACTACTTGTGCCAAATCTTGTGATTTACTGTAAAAGAATATTCATACAAAATTATGTTGAGACATTTAGCTTTGacacaaaatgaaaacataaaatttgacaaattgcAATTAAATGAAAAGTCAAATTGTCATTAAAACTTCTGTTGTTTTATAATCCCAAGATACTCCAAGGATAAGATCCTACCCATCTTATCAAACATGTTACGAGGCACAAAGACGGAGGCAGAGCTTGGAGACATGGAGAGAACCTCAGTCAATGGGTCATTCTTCAGGTCAAACTTAGATGATATCCAAGACCAAGATTACAGCCAAGCTCCAGAGTTACCCATTGCTAAAATGCTCATTGAAGAGAAAAAATATCGCCATGACGACCAGTTTGAAAAGTACATTGTGAGTCAATGATAACTTGAAGATTTTGTTCAGTAGAATGGAATATGGTACTGTGAATTGTTCACTTCTATTCATGAACTATCCTCTCTCATTGAGGCTTTGTTCATTCCATTGCACTCAGCCAGCCTAATGGCTTCATGTGATAGTTAGAACACAACCCAATTCAGGTGCTGATCAGTTCATATATTACTTTTTAGATAGAACTTTATATTGATTCATAACACATGCAATCAGTTGTATTCTATTCTATAATTCTGGATTCTGATTAAAAAAGTTTTGAGTTCAACACTTCATAGAATCTCTGTCTTTTCAAAGAAGAAACACCACTtgttaaaatcaattttgatttgtttattcGCCCCCTCCTGACGACATTGATTTCCTGTTTTCTCCTCATCTCTAGAAATGTCCTACCTCAGTGCGGAAGAAGATGTTGGATAATCCTAAGATTCGATCCAAGTTTATTCCTGATATACCAATCCTCATGTGGGATAAACACTTTAATGCCAGCGAGTACAGAAGACTTACTCAATATAAGGGAATCAATGGATGGagaaatatgaattatactGGTATGTAAACCCTGCTATAGAAAAGTGGTCTTTggtaatttttatttgttttgctaGTTAATGATTATAGTTGGTActtgttttattgaaaattccatTCAAAGCTATCTGATGAGAATCCAGCGATCAAgacattttttcttaaaaaatgatataatagtATAGATTGCTAATTATTAGATGCTTGTTacattttgattttcatgtatGAGATTATTCATTGAATGCTTAACAAAAGCCACTTTGTTAGCCTTGTCTAGATACAGAACAATAATACTTGTGATGTATTGGTATGTgattctctctcactctctctctcttctttgtccctctttctctttctatcttGCTTCTCATTCTTGTCTTCTCTCCCGtcacctctctctttctttccatctatCTCTCTTTTGCTCTGTCTTGTCACCTTCTCTCATCTCATTTCTCTCGTCTGCCACTACCtcattctccttcttttcctctctctatttctgtcttttccatctacatgtatctctctattttgtttctctttcttgttttctctccttccacctttctcatctctctctctcttgttcaTTCCCTTACGTTCATAATCTTGATATCTTCCAGATGTTCGTAGCATGGTTGGACAGCTCAATTCTCCCAACAATCAGTACATGTTTGATGACAGGTTAcggaaggtcaaaggtcaatcaAGAGATTGCACAACATGTGCTATCATTGGCAATGGAGGTATTCTCAAGGGTTCGGGGAAAGGAGCAGAAATAGATGCTCATGATTATGTATTCAGGTAAGCAAAATCTTGTAGAATCTATGAAAACTATAATTATGCTATATATGTGTATAGATGTGTACATATataggaaaatatatttttcctcaGAAAAGATAGATTTCAGTCGAGATGGTGGACTTCAAATGAATTATATCAAACTTACAACTAACtgattgtatatacatgtgatTCTGGTAGAACATGAGAAATAGGGCAATACATTGTATAGCATATGAGAATAAAAACCTTGGTTTAAAGAATTTCCCAGAAATTACTCCCTAtctctttatacatgtatctaaattGCTCCTTACTCCTGCCAAACATACACTATTTTAACAGCTGTGCCGGTGAACATTTATGTTTAGTCTGCAATTGTAGTATTTGCTCAATTCTTGAATgtcaaaatctgaaaattgtGATTGAATGTGAACCACAGTATTTGTACTCATTGTTAATTATTAATTACTGGCGGCGGCggcatcaacattgaaatcctaacctaaggttaagtttttgaaatgtcatcagtcttatatggacctagttcatgaaacttagacataagagtaatcaagtatcagtgaacatcctgcatgagttttaggtcacctgaccaaggtcaaaggtcatttaaggtcaatgaacttcagCCTTAATGGGATATTTGTTAAATTGTTAAATGTTCACATGAGTGTCCTGGTCTGAATCCATATTGGGCATTATTTAGAAATtcgtttttgtttaaataacaAAGTGTTCTAttgtatacaattttttataatattttcgaAAAACAAGGTAGTAAAGTTATTGGTCTGTAATTCGAAAAGAGATGTTTATCACCTTTTTTGTGTACAGGGATTATTTTACCTATCTTCATTTTGTTAGGGACTTTACCAGAacaaaaagataaatttatGATATGAACTAGTGGATCAGCTATATTAAGTTGGATAACCTTTTTGACTAAATTAGTACAAACATCATCAAAACCTGTACTATTAGTACTTTTGAGCTTAgttacaatatttattatttcattagcaTTTGTTGGATTTATTACAAGGATTCCAAAATGTGAAGTAAGTTTAGAAGTGACTGATTTGTTCAACTTTGAACGAGCAATATGTATTTAACTCTTCAACAATTTCTACATCTCTAGCTATTTTATTCCTATGTAGTTAATGAAATGTGTACACAGGGGTAATCAAACATCACTGATCAACTTGCACAAGtctttggtcacatgatcaaggtcaaatgtcatttagggtcaatgaacatattattttgaatggtgttttttatgaaaaatctatagattttttcaaagttagcactgctgctatatttaatcgtgtaatgcaggcaagactacCAAAGGTGCTGCACTTGTTGTCAGAATctgtaaaatcaaaatataaatttcccCATTTGGACATGAGCATTCGtacaaatcaataaaaacattttatcatgGGGCATCATGGTCTACTGGTTACGACTTTTGTCTCTCAATCAGAGGGatatgggttcaaatcccagcctcagcgtgttttccttcagcaaaaaatttaCCCACGTTGTGCTGTAcgcaacccaggtgaggtgaatggggacccagcaggattaattccttaaaATGCACTTAGCGCTggaaggctgcttgagctaaagctggggtaataatccGGAGTTTTATCTTCCATAACTACGGCAACAACATGTCTAGGTCACTGCATGCGATACATGCATGCCATAACTACTTCACAAGTGACATGAGAAACTCTTGTACTTTGACATACGACTGCTCAGCCCAGCATGCCCGCCTTCACCCCGGGACCCCCCTGGGCTAGTCATGAGAAGCGCTAGGCCTACATGGTGTATTATggcatggataagaaagtggttctTCTAACAAATTGAGTacatattaaaggagaaaaaaatataatacttaaTTACGGCTTAGGTATATATatagtccatcgaatcgatattgcatcgaaaatggattattggtggatcgcTGGCAAATAAATCCATTGGTCATATTCACCCCTCCAGCTAAAGCATTTATATGTGCACAGCAAAGTCCGTCTGAAATCtatccagattttttttaaaattattttttgttactgGCTCCTACACAAACATCAAGTAATTTTGCACacatataccgtgtttacacttaatcggcatttgaatcggctcgcggttctgaaccgcgagccgattcagcatcggctttttcatagcgtgtaaacgcgagcaacttgaatcggctcgcggttcagaaccggcaatttgcaccaccaaagtagtaggttctataccgcgagccgatgcagaatcggcttttttactacgtgtaaacagaaagccgattctgcaccggcaatttgtgcgcatttcaattactttaccattgtgacgtaattgtaagcgcactgatccagcgttgtctttattatgacgtatattgtaggtatgcgtatcatttcagatttttgcatcggctcgcggttctgaaccacAAGCTGTAagaacgtgtaaacgcaatccaaatgccgattaagtgtaaacacggtaagaGTGAAGGACATGTATGCCCCATGgacattatgttttactttcccctgaaatgggggattagatttcaaattattcttacattgcagggtgctacataacttttttgaagcacttgcccagtcgggcaagtaaattttcaaatagttggaaaatacttgcccgaatatagatttcacttgcccgaaaaaatccttcaaaacaaagtgTTATTGCTACAAAACAAGTTATAGCCTTATagttttacataccataccattgacggctttaaaaatacatttttcaacatgactactgatgtaccttgtagttgtatttctttttttaatgatttttatcttgaacatcatgacaaaataaatggtaaatatgctctttaataaatttcctaatctcatatattttccatatattttggaggggactaggacacacaataaaaaaaggggaaatcactgaaaataaccagagaaaaaaaaataagagagggggagagaatgaaagaaaaaaaagtaagaaagacaaaaaggacgaagaaataaaggaagaaagaaaaggtataaggatagatggaaggaaggaaaataaagaaaaaaagaaaagaaagatacaacgaAAGACATAAAGacatgaaggaaggaatgaaggaaagaggtgaaggaaggcagaaagaaacaATAAGGAAGAAacgaaaggatggatggaaaaaaaagaaagatcaaaacaaaagacaaaaaaaagaaaatcagaaagaaagaaggaaagaaagaaagaaggaaggaaagaaaaaaaaatagaaaaaaacttgaggggaagagaaaggaaggaaagaaaggaccaaataaaaaagaaaaagaaagaaaaaaggtaaaaagaaagaaaggaagaaagaaaaggtaaaagattgatggaagaaaggaaaagagaaagaaagaaaatgagagaaaggaaagaagaaagataggaagaaagaaaaggtataaggatagatggaaggaaggaaaaaaaagatacaacgaaagacagaaagaaatgaaggaaggaatgaaggaaagagatgaaggaaggcagaaagaaaaaataagaaagaaaagaaaggatggatggaaaaaagaaagatcaatagaacgaaagacagaaataaagaaaaacagaaagaatgaaagaaggaaagaaaggaaggaaggagaaagaaagaatgaaagacaaaaagaaaggaaggaatgaaggaaagaaagaatgaaagggatgaagaaaggaagaaaaggtaaagaatggatggacggaaggaagacagtaggaaagaatgaaaggaaggggaaaaagaaggaaggattaaagaaagaggtgaccaaaggttggatggaagaaagaaaaaagatagaaagaaaagaatgacaaaaagaaagacagatatagtaacagaaaaaatgaacaaaaggaaggaaatttgaagaaataaagagagattaaaaagaaggaaagataggcagaaagaaagaaaatagagaggaagaaagctcaaactatccagtcataaataaagaagaaaatttatcaatttccttggctaaaaaatagttacgaaagaaaccacgtttatcaacatacacacaaatgcatatgtgggactgtcaaacaaGGTATTTCAGTGTGTGTGCGATACAGACGATCATTTGAAACCCGATCTTTTTTAAgcataacagaagtgaaaatttctccttttactgcttacaaatgacagagctaaCCCAATTTTTAGGAGATATGGacattacaagaattttcattggtaagaaatgtgaattttgacagttctgtcacttctgtgggagatttcttccagagcaaacttcgttcgtgcagcaccgTACTCCGTAGAAACGTGGACTaggcgctagctagctaggtatgctagacagccattgattctgtgtgtgtgtgtacgtctctgagctgtgtgtttattgcagaaaatgacgcaaattttgcaattcgaattataaactttttgaaagaagaaattaatgatattgctttttttgtctctttttcttttctatattttgatggtgaaatcTGGGGAATCTTtctgaaatataatttccataggagaattttgcttgcccgattcaggcaagcagtttttgtctttgcttcaaaacacttgcccgactctaacttttacttgccccgggcaatcgggcaagcgcttatgtcgcaccctgcaTTGTTAGGAAATTATACcgaggtggtgatgattatcagattctatttattttcaaaacctgAATCCATTATAGacctttattttgatgaaattcttttGTTAATGGGAAAATCAAGAATTTATTTGTGGGCATAGGATCCCTGTACAGACTGAGTGCAATAATATAAGAATCTATTTAGAGGTGCCCTGATTGACTGTTGCTTCCATATTACAGAGACGCTCTCGAGCTATACGATGACTATCATGTGGCTCTAAAAAATCGTCCCAAATCTGAGATGTCATttttaccatagtagcaactaGAATTTTGCACACAAGCCGCAGATCTAATGTCCCCATTGCGGTTGCGAAAGTAAAAATTTTCACGTCATACAAATTGCGTTGCAGGACAGTTTTTTACGACAGGGCTAAAAGTCTCTTTCAAAATCAACTAGCGACGTAGAAGTCTGTTTCCCTCGTTGAGCGAAAAGTGCTTatgaataataacaatgcgcctcggaatatatTGATTTTAGATAGATGGTGCAAAATAAATGCCTGTAATTAATTTttatctgtattatgaaattatttttgtactgataataaagggggaaaaaaaagaggagaattGGCCCTACCACTTGAGATAATCTGCTATTAAAACCAAATTgccaatgttattttatatatctaAAGTACCCCCTACTCCAGTCAAACACACTTTATTTAAAGAGCTGTTCTGCgatcatttttgtttatctaTAATGCTGAAATCGTAAGATTTGCTCAATTCTCAAATGTCAAAATTGTGATTGAATGTGTACGTGTACGTGTTTGTACTCATGATTGCTCATTATTGTTGaaacaaatcatcatcatctgtaaaAGGCTTCAAATCTTACAATTAAGTGCTACATAAAAGGGGaaatataatgatttttttctctcctgttaaaacaatgattttgaatGAAGTAATTATAGTGCATAAGTGTACCATGCCTGTCAAAAAAGACACTGACAGGGCAGTTGCTAGAGAAAAAGAGGAGGGTATATTACACATATAATGCACATTTATTAGTGTGTTTTGTAGAGATGCGCTGCATTCGAGGGTTTTCTCCGAttgcttttgcattttattgtgAATAACTGAAATGTCTGCATTGTCCCTAACAtcacaaatttgaaaatgtgcattatttgttttataaaatgggtCGGCAGTATAAATTTGTAGTGGAAAAGTTGTTCGAATCTCTCCAAATTTTTGAGGATTGCATGGATGAAAAGATGACACCTGCTTTCTATAATGACATGACAGGCGTATCTAGTATGAGTGCCTATTGAAAGTAAGCCGATTAAAATCCTTGCCATAGCCTTTTCTTTGAAAGAATCCATATTTTGCACATATTTCAGATAGCTTCTCAGTTTTTATGCACTATGTGTAAAACGAAGCACCGAAAATGCATAGCTGGGAGAGCACTTATGACCTGATTATGCACTCACTATTGGCAACATCCTTGAACCCGTTTTATGATTTCTTAAGCATATTTTAGTACTTGATTAATCTAATAATTtgatgaggaggagaaggatgatgatgatgatgatgaattgatggAAGAATACTGACGTTCAATTATTTTTAGATATCCATGATGAAAACACAGGTGCACAGTCAAGCTAAGCTTAATATAGTGGCAACCCCTACaaccattttaattgatatgttatagaaaatattactttgttcattattttcctgtataattaaagatacttttttttcttcaaatatctctttgatacaaaaatgttttgttacaTTCTCTGTTGTATGTTGATTTATTAATTTGCTCATGAAAAAGTTGCAGAAATCGATAAATgaagtgaaatgaaatgatatttaCAATTTGTTGTCCTTGtttcatttcacttttttcattATAGAGTAAATGCAGCAGTGACAAAAGGGTTTGAGAATGATGTAGGTAAGAAGACATCCTTTTATTGTTTTACCATGGTCACACTCCACAACACATTGGCACTGAGACACAGGACTGGATTTGAAATACCAAAAGGAGATGAGGTAAGCAATAGGGGTGTAAAGTGAAAGAGTTGAGGGGAAGAAAATATGAGGAAGGTAGAGGTATAAAACATGTTGTGTGTCTGTCCTTCCATGGTCCTTCCATCTCATTTCTGTTCTCTTGATACTTTTAATGAAGAACTGTTTGAgggatcaacttcaaacttacTCTAAGTACTGAATGCATTTAGGAGTGACAATCATCTTTTGGAgtaccaaggtcaaatgtcacagTGATCACTACATCTTGTGCTATGACCAAATAAATGTTCAACATTGGGAGTTCTTGGCTCATTCATTATGCATCTTGGAAGGATGATAATCTTAGTTGATTTGAGGGTCATGAGGTCAAAGTTCAAAGATTACAAAGGTCATTATATGCAATGAAATAATCTCTTTCTTGTGGTCAACCAAAGAACTGTTTGAGGGATCAACTTAAAATGTGGTATTTTG contains these protein-coding regions:
- the LOC129262579 gene encoding alpha-N-acetylgalactosaminide alpha-2,6-sialyltransferase 2-like — its product is MVCLALCVLGLILILIINDTSINIMQRTVSAHSRNIGRYSKDKILPILSNMLRGTKTEAELGDMERTSVNGSFFRSNLDDIQDQDYSQAPELPIAKMLIEEKKYRHDDQFEKYIKCPTSVRKKMLDNPKIRSKFIPDIPILMWDKHFNASEYRRLTQYKGINGWRNMNYTDVRSMVGQLNSPNNQYMFDDRLRKVKGQSRDCTTCAIIGNGGILKGSGKGAEIDAHDYVFRVNAAVTKGFENDVGKKTSFYCFTMVTLHNTLALRHRTGFEIPKGDENLRYLFFADSDWTYTFLSAALSGKPLPKSTGKYHRGPPAFPKPLTADNIKVLHPDFERYIKLNWVNSTAQHKDVHRPTTGAIMLLAALHTCDQVSIYGFAGSYSAFSEHYYDKTYSKHVNFANHDNNAENKLWQFLDEQGIVNLYRRTAEEG